Sequence from the Cetobacterium somerae ATCC BAA-474 genome:
GACTTAAAAGATGTAGAACCTATAGTTATTATAAAAAAACATTTCTCTTCACCAAAAGAGTTAAGAAAACAGTTTATGAATGAATTAGAAAAAGTAAAACCAGGAGTTATTTTAGATACATCATTTTTCTGTGAGAAGTTTTTACAAGATTTTATTTTATTAAAAGAGGATAAAGTTTTAAGTTTCAGAAATTCTGAAATGTCTTTATTTATAAACTGGAAACAAAATGAGGAATCAACAATAAAAATATTTTTATTATAAAATAAAAAGGTATACTCCCCAGTATACCTTTTTTCTTATTACATTATATCGTTTAATCTATAGTTAATAAGATCTATTTTGGCCCCATCCAAAAATTCATTTAATCTTTCTAAGTGAGAGAGCAAGCTCTCTTTACTTGGTCCACCTAAGGACTTTCTTTTTTCAACACAATTTTTAATAGCTATTGTTTCATATATATCCCCGTTAAAAATATATGAAAACTCTCTGTATTTCTCAAGTGGTAGAGTTTCTAAATTCAACCCATTATCAATACAGTAACTAACAATCTCCCCAGTTATTTTGTAAGCTTCTCTAAAGCTCATTCCCCTAACAGTTAGGTAGTCTGCAACGTCAGTGGCATTGATAAACCCATCGTTACAAGCTAAAAGTAAAACCTCATTTTTTACTTTTAACGTTTTAACCATCCCAACAAATACTTGTAAACATCCCTTCACAGTGTCTACAGCATCAAAGAAAACCTCTTTATCCTCTTGCATATCCTTATTGTAAGCTAAAGGAATCCCCTTCATAGTTGTTAAAAGTGCCATTAAATCCCCGTAAACTCTACCAGTTTTCCCCCTAACTAATTCAGCTGCATCAGGATTTTTCTTTTGTGGCATTATGCTACTTCCAGTTGAAAAAGCATCACTTAACTCAATGTATCCAAAGTCATTTGAAGTGTAGATTATAATCTCTTCAGAAAACCTTGAAAGGTGCATCATAACAATTGAAAGTGCAGACATAATCTCAATTAAGTAGTCTCTATCACTAACTCCATCTAAAGAGTTTAAAGTAGGTCCTTTAAATCCTAAAGTGTGAGCAGTAAATTTTCTATCTATTGGATAAGTTGTACCAGCTAAAGCTGCACATCCAAGAGGTGAGTAATCAAGTAATTCAAAAGCGTTGTTTAAACGGATAAAGTCTCTTTTAAACATCTCAGAATATGCAAACATATAGTGTCCAAATGATATTGGTTGAGCCTTTTGAAGGTGAGTAAACCCTGGCATATATGTTTCTAAATGCTCTTTTCCTAAGTTAGTAGTAACTTCAATTAGTTCAATTAAATAGGACTGGATTTTTTTTACTTCATCCTTTGTAAAAAGCCTCATATCTACAGCTACTTGGTCGTTTCTACTACGTCCAGTGTGAAGTTTTTTCCCTACATCCCCAATTCTATCAATAAGAATTTTTTCAATATTCATATGAATATCCTCGTAAGTTGTAGAGAAGGTAATCTTTCCATTTTCAATATCCTCTAGAATCTCTAAAAGAGTTTTTTCAATAAGACACCCATCCTCTTTTGAAATAATCTCCATTTTAGAAAGCCCTCTCACATGAGCGATACTACCCATAATGTCGTATCTGTATAGTCTTTGATCAAAGTGAATAGAGGAGTGAAAATCTAAGATTAATTCACTTGCTGCTTCTTTAAATCTTCCTGAAAAGTACTGCATTGCTCATCTCCTTTATAGAATCTGTTTTTAGTAAAGATTTTTATTCCTATTAAAATTGCAATTTGTGAAATTATTGCAAAAAGGATTAACGAACTATTTTGTGTAAATCCACCGATTAAGAATACAGATATAGCTAAAATAGCGTTTACTACAGCATATGGAGTTTGAGTTTTGACATGATTTATATGATCACATCCAGCTCCTGCTGATGAAAGTATAGTTGTATCTGAAATTGGTGAAACATGGTCTCCAAAAAGTCCACCTGAAAGTATAGCTCCAATTGTCACATAAAGTGGAGCATTAAAAGTAACAGCCATAGGTATAACTAGTGGTACCATAATACTGTATGTTCCCCAAGAACTACCAGTTGAAAAGGAGATAACAGCACCGAATATAAAAGCAATAGCTGGAATAAATCCAGAGTTTATATCTAAAGTTTTTAAAAATCCAATTAGAAATTGGTCAGCTCCTAAATCTTTATTAATAACACCTAATGACCAAGCTAAAATTAGAATTATAACAATCTCACTCATTTTTTTCATACCATTTAAGTAGATAGAAAATATCTCTTTAAATGTTTTACTTTTATAAAAAAGCATAAGTCCCATTAAAACAAGGGCTGCATATAGATATCCACTTGTTAGAGCTGCTCTAAAAGCACTTCCTGAAACTCTAGAAGTTATAAAAGAGGTACCAAGCATTGAAAATAGAGTTCCTAAAAGAACTAGTATTGGAACCCAAACAAAAGATCCTTTAGCATTTTCAACTTGATACTTAGAGTTATCTATTTCAAAGGCACTCTCATCTATAGGATTATTTTCAAAAGTTTTCATAGGCCCAAAATCTAGCTTAAGTAGCGTTAAAGCTGGAATAATAGTCAGTGCTAGTATTGGATAAACGTTAAAAGGAATGGATTTTATGAAACTTTCATAGTCTGAAAGAGACAGATTTAAAAGCTCAAACTCCTTTTGTAAAAGTCCTATGATAAAAACTCCCCATCCAATAAAAGGAACTAAAACAGCCACAGGAGATGATGTAGAATCTAGTATAAAAGCTAGTTTCTCCTTAGAAAGCTTTAATCTTTTAAAAAATGGACTAAAAATTGGTCCAACAATTAATGGCGTACCAAGGTCAGAGAAAAATATCATAATCCCTGTAAAATAAGCTAAAAGTTGAGCCTTAGTTTTAGAGTTTATAGAGTTTTTAAAGCTCTCAGCAAAGGCGTAAGCTCCACCAGACATCATCATAAGCTCAATAAATCCACCAATAAAGATCATAAGTACAATAACTCCAGCATTATAACTATCTGTAAGTTGATTGATAAAATATTTTCCCACTAGAACTTTTGTAGTCTCTAGAGGATTGTAACCATTTAAAATGAAAATACCACAAAATACACTGGAAAAAAGTGACAAAACTACATTTTTAGTTTTGATAGATAAAAAAACTGCAATTAAAATTGGAATTATAGATAATACCCCATATGAAACCATTTTAAATCCTCCCTAAATTAGTAAAAAAATTACTACCCCAAAAGAAAAGGCATACCAAAGAATGGTATGCCCTAGAGAACTTAATTAAGCAATAAGCGTATTGTTATGGCAGCGTCACAATACTTAATTCACAGGGTCATAACATCATCGCCGTCGGCCTTAGGCTCCGTATATGGAAGTGAACTAACCTCTATTTGTTTTTGTTAAGAGTGAGTATACAACATTTTAATAAAAAATGTCAAACTATATTTAAAAATATTTTTTACTGAAGCTTTATTAAAACCCCAATAATCATGAAAATTGAACCTAAAAGGAAAAGAATTCCTTGGAACTTTATTTGAAGTTTAGCCCAAACTCCCCATTCAATTTTAGCTATTC
This genomic interval carries:
- the argH gene encoding argininosuccinate lyase; translation: MQYFSGRFKEAASELILDFHSSIHFDQRLYRYDIMGSIAHVRGLSKMEIISKEDGCLIEKTLLEILEDIENGKITFSTTYEDIHMNIEKILIDRIGDVGKKLHTGRSRNDQVAVDMRLFTKDEVKKIQSYLIELIEVTTNLGKEHLETYMPGFTHLQKAQPISFGHYMFAYSEMFKRDFIRLNNAFELLDYSPLGCAALAGTTYPIDRKFTAHTLGFKGPTLNSLDGVSDRDYLIEIMSALSIVMMHLSRFSEEIIIYTSNDFGYIELSDAFSTGSSIMPQKKNPDAAELVRGKTGRVYGDLMALLTTMKGIPLAYNKDMQEDKEVFFDAVDTVKGCLQVFVGMVKTLKVKNEVLLLACNDGFINATDVADYLTVRGMSFREAYKITGEIVSYCIDNGLNLETLPLEKYREFSYIFNGDIYETIAIKNCVEKRKSLGGPSKESLLSHLERLNEFLDGAKIDLINYRLNDIM
- a CDS encoding Na+/H+ antiporter NhaC family protein codes for the protein MVSYGVLSIIPILIAVFLSIKTKNVVLSLFSSVFCGIFILNGYNPLETTKVLVGKYFINQLTDSYNAGVIVLMIFIGGFIELMMMSGGAYAFAESFKNSINSKTKAQLLAYFTGIMIFFSDLGTPLIVGPIFSPFFKRLKLSKEKLAFILDSTSSPVAVLVPFIGWGVFIIGLLQKEFELLNLSLSDYESFIKSIPFNVYPILALTIIPALTLLKLDFGPMKTFENNPIDESAFEIDNSKYQVENAKGSFVWVPILVLLGTLFSMLGTSFITSRVSGSAFRAALTSGYLYAALVLMGLMLFYKSKTFKEIFSIYLNGMKKMSEIVIILILAWSLGVINKDLGADQFLIGFLKTLDINSGFIPAIAFIFGAVISFSTGSSWGTYSIMVPLVIPMAVTFNAPLYVTIGAILSGGLFGDHVSPISDTTILSSAGAGCDHINHVKTQTPYAVVNAILAISVFLIGGFTQNSSLILFAIISQIAILIGIKIFTKNRFYKGDEQCSTFQEDLKKQQVN